The following proteins come from a genomic window of Trinickia caryophylli:
- a CDS encoding DnaJ C-terminal domain-containing protein, which translates to MALDEYYERLGLPNAASAAEIKRAYRRLRAKFHPDRNRGKEAAVEPQFKRVQEAFEILTGQREAPAAPRPAAASYSSHSPHPPRRAEPHPRPAAPREPHTAPGAADTRPWTEAFRTGGPMPVRGANRHTQLHVPLDVALNGGRVVASYQVSDTCRQCRGMSARLALQPCADCDGQGIAPGGALCRSCSGQGRIKTNRWCTKCQNKGVEQSQKTETVEVPAGAWDGQRIVVPGAGFPGVHGGQAGDATFTVVIVCGPGYQRDGLNVSGEIEIDFVTATLGGTFDARVLGRDMLVTIPPNAQQGSFIRLPTQGLRDGSGNQGELKLRIVLAMPKAAAQLTSDQRAVLREMFADAARRERKN; encoded by the coding sequence GTGGCACTTGATGAGTACTACGAACGATTAGGGCTGCCCAATGCCGCGTCGGCGGCGGAGATCAAGCGCGCCTATCGGCGTCTGCGGGCGAAATTCCATCCCGATCGCAACAGAGGCAAGGAAGCGGCCGTCGAGCCGCAGTTCAAGCGCGTTCAAGAGGCATTCGAGATCCTCACCGGGCAGCGTGAAGCGCCGGCTGCCCCGCGGCCGGCCGCCGCATCGTATTCCTCGCATTCCCCACATCCCCCTCGGCGCGCGGAACCCCATCCCCGGCCCGCTGCGCCCCGAGAACCTCATACGGCGCCGGGGGCAGCCGATACCCGCCCGTGGACGGAGGCGTTCAGAACCGGCGGCCCGATGCCGGTGCGCGGCGCGAACCGGCACACGCAACTCCATGTGCCGCTCGACGTTGCGCTCAACGGCGGCCGCGTGGTTGCCAGCTACCAGGTCAGCGACACCTGCCGCCAGTGCCGTGGGATGAGCGCCCGCCTTGCCCTCCAACCCTGTGCGGACTGCGACGGGCAGGGCATCGCGCCGGGCGGCGCCCTCTGCCGCTCATGCTCGGGGCAGGGGCGCATCAAGACCAACCGCTGGTGCACGAAATGCCAGAACAAGGGCGTCGAGCAATCGCAGAAAACCGAAACGGTCGAGGTGCCGGCCGGCGCGTGGGACGGTCAGCGCATCGTGGTGCCCGGTGCGGGTTTTCCCGGGGTGCACGGCGGGCAAGCGGGCGATGCGACGTTTACGGTCGTGATCGTCTGTGGACCCGGCTATCAGCGTGACGGGCTCAATGTGAGCGGCGAAATCGAGATCGACTTCGTCACGGCCACGCTGGGCGGCACGTTCGATGCGCGCGTGCTTGGCCGTGACATGCTCGTGACGATTCCGCCGAACGCGCAGCAAGGCAGTTTCATTCGGCTGCCGACGCAGGGCTTGCGCGACGGCTCGGGAAATCAGGGCGAATTGAAGCTTCGCATCGTGCTCGCCATGCCGAAGGCCGCGGCGCAATTGACGAGCGATCAGCGCGCCGTGCTGCGGGAAATGTTCGCCGACGCCGCGCGGCGCGAGCGCAAGAACTGA